One window of Streptomyces sp. NBC_00273 genomic DNA carries:
- a CDS encoding GntR family transcriptional regulator → MTPPVVHSLREQIREHIVEGIVSGRWKPGERIVERRIAVELEVSQTPVREALRELETLRLIESAPNKGVRVRNLSAADLEEIYPVRAGLEQIAAELAAPRLASDCSALEPHVAALWEADRTEDGTAQVRHTVGFHREMVRAAGNSVLLHTWESLGIEVFTALSIRWLGTVQKSYAEEHEALVEAFRSQDPDIGLLVKRHVLGCAPRA, encoded by the coding sequence ATCACCCCACCCGTCGTGCACTCGCTGCGCGAGCAGATCCGCGAGCACATCGTGGAGGGGATCGTCAGCGGGCGCTGGAAGCCCGGCGAGCGGATCGTCGAGCGCCGGATCGCCGTGGAGTTGGAGGTCAGCCAGACCCCCGTACGGGAGGCCCTGCGCGAGCTGGAGACGCTGCGGCTGATCGAGTCGGCGCCGAACAAGGGCGTGCGCGTACGGAACCTCTCCGCGGCCGACCTGGAGGAGATCTACCCGGTCCGGGCCGGCCTGGAGCAGATCGCGGCCGAGCTGGCCGCGCCGCGGCTGGCGAGCGACTGCTCGGCGCTGGAGCCGCACGTGGCGGCGCTGTGGGAGGCCGACCGGACCGAGGACGGGACCGCGCAGGTGCGGCACACCGTCGGGTTCCACCGGGAGATGGTGCGGGCCGCCGGGAACAGCGTGCTGCTGCACACCTGGGAGAGCCTGGGCATCGAGGTCTTCACGGCGCTGTCCATCCGCTGGCTGGGGACCGTCCAGAAGTCGTACGCCGAGGAGCACGAGGCGCTCGTCGAGGCGTTCCGCAGTCAGGATCCGGACATCGGGCTGCTGGTGAAGCGGCATGTCCTGGGGTGCGCCCCGCGCGCTTGA
- the sucB gene encoding 2-oxoglutarate dehydrogenase, E2 component, dihydrolipoamide succinyltransferase codes for MSVSVTLPALGESVTEGTVTRWLKAEGERVEADEPLLEVSTDKVDTEIPSPVSGILASIKVAEDETVEVGAELAVIDDGSGAPAAAAAPAAEPAAAAEAPAAAPAPVAEAPAAPAPVAEAPAAAPAASGTDVVLPALGESVTEGTVTRWLKAVGESVEADEPLLEVSTDKVDTEIPAPVSGTLLEILVGEDETAEVGARLAVIGVAGAAPAAAAPAAAPAPVEAAAPVAAPAPVEAAAPVAAPAPVAPAAPVAAPAPVQAAAPVAAPAPVTPVAPVVPAPAAPAAAGDEGAYVTPLVRKLASESGVNLSTVSGTGVGGRIRKQDVLAAAEAAKAAAAAPAPAAAPAAKAPAAAVSELRGQTVKMTRMRKVIGDNMMKALHSQAQLSSVVEVDITKIMKLREQAKGSFLAREGVKLSPMPFFVKAAAQALKAHAVVNARINDDEGTITYFDSENIGIAVDSEKGLMTPVIKGAGDLNLAGISKATADLAAKVRGNKITPDELSGATFTISNTGSRGALFDTVIVPPNQVAILGIGATVKRPMVIETPEGTVIGVRDMTYLTLSYDHRLVDGADAARYLSAVKAILEAGEFEVELGL; via the coding sequence ATGTCGGTTTCCGTAACCCTTCCGGCGCTCGGTGAGAGCGTCACCGAGGGCACTGTCACCCGCTGGCTGAAGGCCGAGGGCGAGCGCGTCGAGGCCGACGAGCCGCTGCTCGAGGTCTCGACCGACAAGGTCGACACCGAGATCCCCTCCCCCGTGTCGGGCATCCTGGCCTCCATCAAGGTCGCCGAGGACGAGACCGTCGAGGTCGGCGCCGAGCTGGCCGTCATCGACGACGGCTCCGGCGCTCCGGCTGCCGCCGCGGCTCCGGCCGCCGAGCCGGCCGCCGCTGCCGAGGCCCCCGCGGCCGCTCCGGCCCCGGTCGCCGAGGCCCCCGCGGCCCCGGCCCCCGTCGCCGAGGCGCCCGCTGCCGCTCCGGCCGCCTCCGGTACTGATGTCGTGCTCCCCGCCCTGGGCGAGTCCGTCACCGAGGGCACCGTCACCCGCTGGCTGAAGGCCGTCGGCGAGTCGGTCGAGGCCGACGAGCCGCTGCTCGAGGTCTCCACGGACAAGGTCGACACCGAGATCCCCGCGCCGGTCTCCGGCACGCTGCTGGAGATCCTGGTCGGCGAGGACGAGACCGCCGAGGTCGGCGCCCGTCTGGCCGTCATCGGCGTCGCCGGTGCCGCCCCGGCCGCTGCCGCTCCGGCCGCCGCCCCGGCTCCGGTCGAGGCCGCCGCTCCGGTCGCTGCCCCGGCTCCGGTCGAGGCCGCCGCTCCGGTCGCTGCCCCGGCTCCGGTCGCCCCGGCCGCTCCGGTCGCCGCTCCGGCTCCGGTCCAGGCCGCCGCCCCGGTAGCCGCTCCGGCTCCGGTCACCCCCGTCGCTCCGGTCGTCCCGGCCCCGGCCGCTCCGGCCGCCGCTGGTGACGAGGGCGCGTACGTGACCCCGCTGGTGCGCAAGCTCGCCTCGGAGTCCGGCGTCAACCTGTCCACGGTCTCGGGCACCGGTGTCGGTGGCCGCATCCGCAAGCAGGACGTCCTGGCCGCCGCCGAGGCCGCCAAGGCCGCTGCTGCCGCCCCGGCTCCGGCCGCCGCTCCGGCCGCGAAGGCCCCGGCCGCCGCGGTGTCCGAGCTGCGCGGTCAGACGGTCAAGATGACCCGAATGCGCAAGGTCATCGGCGACAACATGATGAAGGCCCTGCACTCGCAGGCTCAGCTCAGCTCCGTGGTCGAGGTGGACATCACCAAGATCATGAAGCTGCGCGAGCAGGCCAAGGGCTCCTTCCTGGCCCGCGAGGGCGTCAAGCTCTCGCCGATGCCGTTCTTCGTCAAGGCCGCGGCCCAGGCGCTGAAGGCCCACGCGGTCGTCAACGCCCGGATCAACGACGACGAGGGCACCATCACCTACTTCGACTCGGAGAACATCGGCATCGCCGTGGACTCCGAGAAGGGCCTGATGACCCCGGTCATCAAGGGTGCCGGTGACCTCAACCTGGCGGGCATCTCCAAGGCCACCGCCGACCTGGCCGCCAAGGTCCGCGGCAACAAGATCACGCCGGACGAGCTGTCGGGCGCGACCTTCACCATCAGCAACACCGGTTCGCGCGGTGCGCTGTTCGACACGGTCATCGTGCCCCCGAACCAGGTCGCCATCCTGGGCATCGGTGCCACGGTCAAGCGCCCGATGGTCATCGAGACCCCCGAGGGCACCGTGATCGGCGTCCGCGACATGACGTACCTGACCCTGTCCTACGACCACCGCCTGGTGGACGGTGCGGACGCGGCCCGGTACCTCTCGGCCGTCAAGGCGATCCTCGAGGCCGGCGAGTTCGAGGTCGAGCTCGGCCTGTAA
- the lpdA gene encoding dihydrolipoyl dehydrogenase translates to MANDASTVFDLVILGGGSGGYAAALRASQLGLDVALIEKNKLGGTCLHNGCIPTKALLHAGEIADQAREAAQFGVKTSFEGIDIAGVHKYKDEVISGLYKGLQGLVASRKVTYIEGEGRLSSPTSVDVNGQRIQGRHILLATGSVPKSLPGLNIDGNRIISSDHALVLDRVPESAIVLGGGVIGVEFASAWKSFGSDITVIEGLKHLVPVEDENSSKLLERAFRKRGIKFNLGTFFDKAEYTENGVRVTLVDGKTFEAEVLLVAVGRGPVSQGLGYEEQGVAMDRGYVLVDEYMQTNVPTISAVGDLVPTLQLAHVGFAEGILVAERLAGLKAVPIDYDGVPRVTYCHPEVASVGITEAKAKEIYGADKVVALKYNLAGNGKSKILKTAGEIKLVQVKDGAVVGVHMVGDRMGEQVGEAQLIYNWEALPAEVAQLIHAHPTQNEAMGEAHLALAGKPLHSHD, encoded by the coding sequence GTGGCGAACGACGCCAGCACCGTTTTCGACCTAGTGATCCTCGGCGGTGGCAGTGGCGGTTACGCCGCGGCGCTGCGCGCATCCCAGCTGGGTCTGGACGTTGCCCTGATCGAGAAGAACAAGCTCGGCGGCACCTGCCTGCACAACGGCTGCATCCCCACGAAGGCTCTGCTGCACGCGGGCGAGATCGCGGACCAGGCTCGTGAAGCCGCCCAGTTCGGTGTCAAGACCTCCTTCGAGGGAATCGACATCGCGGGTGTCCACAAGTACAAGGACGAGGTCATCTCGGGCCTGTACAAGGGTCTGCAGGGCCTGGTCGCCTCCCGCAAGGTGACCTACATCGAGGGAGAGGGCCGCCTCTCCTCCCCGACTTCCGTCGACGTGAACGGCCAGCGCATCCAGGGCCGCCACATCCTGCTGGCGACCGGCTCCGTGCCGAAGTCGCTGCCGGGCCTGAACATCGACGGCAACCGCATCATCTCCTCGGACCACGCGCTGGTCCTGGACCGCGTCCCCGAGTCGGCGATCGTCCTGGGCGGCGGCGTCATCGGCGTCGAGTTCGCCTCGGCGTGGAAGTCCTTCGGTTCCGACATCACCGTCATCGAGGGCCTCAAGCACCTCGTGCCTGTCGAGGACGAGAACAGCTCGAAGCTGCTGGAGCGCGCGTTCCGCAAGCGCGGCATCAAGTTCAACCTGGGCACCTTCTTCGACAAGGCCGAGTACACGGAGAACGGCGTCCGCGTGACGCTGGTCGACGGCAAGACCTTCGAGGCCGAGGTGCTGCTGGTCGCGGTGGGTCGCGGCCCCGTCTCGCAGGGTCTGGGCTACGAGGAGCAGGGCGTCGCGATGGACCGCGGCTACGTCCTGGTCGACGAGTACATGCAGACCAACGTGCCGACCATCTCGGCCGTCGGTGACCTCGTCCCCACCCTCCAGCTCGCGCACGTCGGCTTCGCCGAGGGCATCCTGGTCGCAGAGCGTCTGGCCGGTCTCAAGGCCGTCCCGATCGACTACGACGGTGTCCCGCGCGTCACCTACTGCCACCCCGAGGTCGCTTCCGTCGGCATCACCGAGGCCAAGGCCAAGGAGATCTACGGCGCGGACAAGGTCGTGGCCCTGAAGTACAACCTGGCGGGCAACGGCAAGAGCAAGATCCTCAAGACCGCGGGCGAGATCAAGCTCGTCCAGGTCAAGGACGGTGCCGTGGTCGGCGTCCACATGGTCGGTGACCGGATGGGCGAGCAGGTCGGCGAGGCCCAGCTGATCTACAACTGGGAAGCCCTGCCGGCCGAGGTCGCGCAGCTCATCCACGCGCACCCGACCCAGAACGAAGCGATGGGCGAGGCCCACCTGGCCCTGGCCGGCAAGCCGCTTCACTCCCACGACTAA
- a CDS encoding leucyl aminopeptidase, protein MTALTLSTAGAATLRADALVVGVAKGPKGPIVAAGAEAVDKAYDGKLAGVLDALGASGAEGEITKLPAPAGLKVPVVLAVGLGSVPEKGESFDEEVLRRAAGAAARALHGNKKAAFALPLEDASAVTAVAEGALLGAYAFTAYQGGENKVRKEAKGTGPKQPLAEVALLGAKPRDKEHKAAVERAAVVATEVNVARDLVNTPPNDLTPESFAAIASAAAKENGIKVQVLDEKALIKGGFGGIMGVGKGSENLPRLVKLTYTHPKAEKTLAFVGKGITYDSGGISLKPAGHNETMKCDMAGAAAVFASVVAAAKLGLKVNVTGWLALAENMPSGSATKPGDVLRMYSGKTVEVLNTDAEGRLVLGDALTKASEDDPDAIVDVATLTGAMVLALGDRTFGIMANDDAFRTSIHEIAEEVGESSWPMPLPAELRKTMDSPTADIANMGVRMGGGLVAGLFLQEFVGEGITWAHLDIAGPAFHEGAPHGYTPKGGTGSAVRTLVRLAERTATGDLG, encoded by the coding sequence GTGACTGCTCTGACTCTCAGCACTGCCGGCGCGGCGACGCTCCGCGCCGACGCCCTCGTGGTCGGCGTGGCGAAGGGCCCCAAGGGACCGATCGTCGCCGCGGGCGCCGAGGCCGTGGACAAGGCGTACGACGGTAAGCTCGCCGGCGTCCTCGACGCGCTGGGCGCCTCGGGCGCCGAAGGCGAGATCACCAAGCTGCCGGCCCCGGCGGGCCTCAAGGTCCCGGTCGTGCTGGCAGTGGGGCTCGGCTCCGTCCCGGAGAAGGGCGAGTCGTTCGACGAGGAGGTGCTGCGCCGCGCCGCCGGCGCCGCCGCCCGCGCGCTGCACGGCAACAAGAAGGCCGCCTTCGCCCTCCCCCTGGAGGACGCCTCGGCCGTCACCGCCGTCGCCGAAGGCGCCCTGCTGGGCGCGTACGCCTTCACCGCCTACCAGGGCGGCGAGAACAAGGTCCGCAAGGAGGCCAAGGGCACCGGCCCGAAGCAGCCGCTCGCCGAGGTGGCCCTGCTGGGCGCCAAGCCCCGCGACAAGGAGCACAAGGCCGCCGTCGAGCGCGCCGCGGTCGTCGCGACCGAGGTCAACGTCGCCCGTGACCTGGTGAACACCCCGCCGAACGACCTGACTCCCGAGTCCTTCGCCGCGATCGCCTCCGCGGCCGCGAAGGAGAACGGCATCAAGGTCCAGGTCCTGGACGAGAAGGCCCTGATCAAGGGCGGCTTCGGCGGCATCATGGGCGTCGGCAAGGGTTCCGAGAACCTGCCGCGCCTGGTGAAGCTCACCTACACGCACCCGAAGGCGGAGAAGACCCTGGCCTTCGTCGGCAAGGGCATCACCTACGACTCGGGCGGCATCTCCCTGAAGCCGGCCGGTCACAACGAGACGATGAAGTGCGACATGGCCGGCGCCGCCGCCGTCTTCGCCTCCGTCGTCGCGGCCGCGAAGCTGGGCCTGAAGGTCAACGTCACCGGCTGGCTCGCGCTCGCCGAGAACATGCCGTCCGGCTCCGCGACCAAGCCCGGCGACGTGCTGCGCATGTACAGCGGCAAGACCGTCGAGGTCCTCAACACGGACGCCGAGGGCCGCCTGGTCCTCGGTGACGCGCTGACCAAGGCCTCCGAGGACGACCCGGACGCGATCGTCGACGTCGCCACCCTGACCGGTGCGATGGTGCTCGCCCTCGGCGACCGCACCTTCGGGATCATGGCCAACGACGACGCCTTCCGCACGTCGATCCACGAGATCGCCGAGGAGGTCGGCGAGTCCTCCTGGCCGATGCCGCTCCCCGCCGAGCTGCGCAAGACCATGGACTCCCCCACCGCCGACATCGCGAACATGGGTGTCCGCATGGGCGGCGGCCTGGTGGCCGGCCTCTTCCTGCAGGAGTTCGTCGGCGAGGGCATCACCTGGGCCCACCTCGACATCGCCGGCCCGGCCTTCCACGAGGGCGCGCCGCACGGTTACACCCCCAAGGGCGGCACCGGCTCCGCCGTCCGCACCCTGGTGCGTCTGGCCGAGCGCACGGCCACGGGCGACCTCGGCTGA
- the pelF gene encoding GT4 family glycosyltransferase PelF — MSHGRHVTMLTEGTYPHVHGGVSTWCDQLVRGMPEVDFNVIALTGSGREPVTWELPRNVYRHTAFPLWGPLPSRVRRSALRGRAHRRFTEVYESFLLSLLDPEPDPTRHSFSEALRELAVLARAGKLAPALRSESVLRLLMTVWTRSGLVTAEAQPTIHDALTATDLLEHALRPLGVRIPPDSVAHAVSSGLATLPALAAKYLDGVPFLLTEHGIYLRERYLGYRSAAQRWPVKALMLGFYRELNTEGYRQADLITPCNQYNRRWEERGGAESDRIRTVYNGVDPHAFPDAGPEPDVPTLSWCGRIDPIKDLETLIRAYAFMREELPALRLRLFGPVPAGCEEYKLRLEKLAAELGVTDGITYEGRIEQVARAYAAGSVVMLSSISEGFPFSIIEAMSCGRTTVSTDVGGVREAVGDTGLVVPPREPETMARATLALLRDDERRAELGRLSRERVVEKFTLHQSVDGFRHIYRELAGQPVLPVHAGDAWTQRLADPWYRELAAMGHPQKDSGEGGPW, encoded by the coding sequence ATGAGTCATGGGCGTCACGTCACCATGCTCACCGAAGGCACCTATCCGCACGTCCACGGGGGCGTCAGCACCTGGTGCGACCAACTGGTGCGAGGCATGCCGGAGGTCGACTTCAACGTCATAGCCCTGACCGGCTCCGGACGAGAGCCGGTCACCTGGGAACTGCCCCGCAACGTCTACCGGCACACCGCCTTCCCGCTCTGGGGGCCGCTCCCGTCGCGCGTCCGCCGGTCGGCCCTGCGCGGCAGGGCCCACCGCCGCTTCACCGAGGTCTACGAGAGCTTCCTGCTCTCCCTGCTCGACCCCGAGCCCGATCCCACCCGGCACAGCTTCTCCGAGGCCCTGCGCGAACTGGCCGTCCTCGCCCGGGCCGGAAAGCTCGCACCGGCCCTGCGCTCCGAATCGGTCCTGCGGCTGCTGATGACCGTATGGACCCGGTCCGGGCTCGTCACCGCCGAGGCCCAGCCCACCATCCACGACGCGCTCACTGCCACCGACCTGCTGGAACACGCGCTGCGCCCGCTCGGCGTCCGGATCCCGCCCGACAGCGTCGCGCACGCCGTCAGCAGCGGCCTCGCCACCCTCCCGGCCCTCGCCGCCAAGTACCTCGACGGGGTCCCCTTCCTGCTCACCGAGCACGGCATCTACCTGCGCGAGCGCTACCTCGGCTACCGCAGCGCCGCCCAGCGCTGGCCCGTCAAGGCCCTCATGCTCGGCTTTTACCGCGAGCTCAACACCGAGGGCTACCGGCAGGCCGACCTGATCACCCCGTGCAACCAGTACAACCGCCGCTGGGAGGAGCGCGGGGGCGCGGAGTCCGACCGCATCCGCACCGTCTACAACGGCGTCGACCCGCACGCCTTCCCCGATGCCGGCCCCGAACCCGACGTGCCCACCCTCAGTTGGTGCGGCCGCATCGACCCGATCAAGGACCTCGAAACCCTCATCCGGGCCTACGCCTTCATGCGCGAGGAGCTCCCCGCCCTGCGGCTGCGCCTCTTCGGGCCCGTCCCGGCCGGCTGCGAGGAGTACAAGCTCCGCCTGGAGAAGCTCGCCGCCGAACTCGGCGTGACCGACGGGATCACCTACGAGGGCCGCATCGAGCAGGTGGCCCGGGCCTACGCGGCCGGCAGCGTCGTCATGCTCTCCTCCATCAGCGAGGGCTTCCCCTTCAGCATCATCGAGGCCATGTCCTGCGGCCGCACCACCGTCTCCACCGACGTCGGCGGGGTCCGCGAGGCCGTCGGCGACACCGGCCTCGTCGTACCGCCGCGCGAGCCCGAGACCATGGCCCGCGCCACCCTCGCCCTGCTCCGCGACGACGAACGCCGGGCCGAACTCGGCCGGCTGTCCCGCGAGCGGGTCGTCGAGAAGTTCACCCTCCACCAGTCCGTGGACGGCTTCCGGCACATCTACCGCGAACTCGCCGGCCAGCCCGTCCTGCCCGTGCACGCGGGCGACGCGTGGACCCAGCGGCTCGCCGATCCCTGGTACCGCGAACTCGCCGCCATGGGGCATCCCCAGAAGGACTCCGGGGAAGGGGGCCCGTGGTGA